The proteins below are encoded in one region of Belonocnema kinseyi isolate 2016_QV_RU_SX_M_011 chromosome 3, B_treatae_v1, whole genome shotgun sequence:
- the LOC117169714 gene encoding E3 ubiquitin-protein ligase BRE1A-like, producing the protein MDVPREIFESNIAETQNVTLEVIAAEPDQEEKGAHIGDKKKSRRRPKKDLAIKMGNKKSSKMMEEFLEKQKGPEPTTGEKPNEQDTFKKREVLVRSPVAERKQSANKKNGEKGSNGDSDKHTSEKLVQVPEKMGQPTEVRKTQNKEDSGFNDTGGEEIAKESGEKKRTEEKLSDAEESYLETMIERKMARWWEKKIKPELEDLKKRLKNLEEKRRVDLELIQAEQEIQIVEQRWREMADVSERLTKKVESAVEKSVGSDERKNSDYNSEGKSVSQRETRDISAQVGQEKGNNKGEQSGEISNRRKTDGVGDKQKPDFLRDGELIWEKEERRKRKNWVIVRGFRSRGKLLDKEISSTIEAITGVRMLIQKMKGIAGGTLIKLKTWDNKRNLMANKHKLRGTRIKVEDDFTEREKQIQDWIESQIREARDRGLEASTSYM; encoded by the coding sequence ATGGACGTCCCTCGGGAAATTTTTGAATCGAATATTGCAGAAACGCAAAATGTTACATTAGAAGTAATAGCAGCAGAACCCGATCAAGAGGAAAAAGGAGCGCATATAGGGGATAAAAAGAAGTCAAGGAGGCGACCGAAAAAAGACTTGGCAATTAAGATGGGGAACAAGAAAAGTTCAAAGATGATGGAGGAGTTCCTAGAAAAGCAAAAGGGGCCAGAACCAACGACAGGGGAAAAACCAAATGAGCAGgacactttcaaaaaaagagaggTGTTAGTTCGCTCACCAGTAGCGGAAAGAAAGCAGAGTGCCAACAAAAAAAACGGGGAAAAGGGGAGTAACGGGGATTCGGACAAGCATACAAGCGAAAAGTTAGTGCAAGTACCAGAAAAGATGGGTCAACCGACGGAAGTGAGAAAAACGCAAAACAAGGAGGACAGTGGATTCAATGATACGGGGGGAGAAGAAATAGCGAAGGAGAGCGGTGAGAAAAAGAGAACTGAAGAAAAATTAAGTGATGCTGAGGAGTCGTATTTAGAAACCATGATAGAAAGGAAAATGGCGAGGTGGTGGGAGAAAAAGATCAAACCGGAACTGGAGGATTTAAAGAAGAGACTTAAGAATTTGGAGGAGAAGAGAAGAGTGGATCTAGAACTAATACAGGCGGAGCAAGAAATCCAAATCGTAGAACAGCGATGGAGGGAAATGGCAGATGTTTCAGAAAGACTAACAAAGAAAGTGGAGAGTGCGGTCGAGAAGTCAGTGGGAAGtgatgaaagaaaaaatagtGACTACAATAGTGAAGGAAAAAGTGTGAGTCAGAGGGAAACAAGAGATATATCCGCACAAGTGGGGCAAGAGAAGGGGAATAATAAGGGAGAACAGAGTGGGGAAATTTCAAATAGAAGAAAGACTGATGGGGTCGGGGATAAACAAAAGCCCGATTTTCTTCGAGATGGGGAGCTGATTTGGGAAAAGGAAGAAAGGCGGAAAAGGAAGAACTGGGTCATCGTGAGAGGCTTCAGGTCTCGAGGAAAACTCCTGGACAAGGAGATCAGCAGCACCATCGAAGCTATCACAGGAGTAAGAATGCTGATACAGAAAATGAAGGGCATTGCAGGAGGAACTTTAATAAAACTTAAGACGTGGGACAACAAGAGGAACCTTATGGCTAATAAGCATAAATTGAGGGGAACCAGGATCAAAGTGGAAGATGATTTTACAGAAAGGGAAAAGCAGATTCAGGATTGGATCGAAAGTCAGATCAGAGAGGCCAGGGATAGGGGGCTAGAAGCTAGTACAAGCTACATGTGA